One Apis cerana isolate GH-2021 linkage group LG15, AcerK_1.0, whole genome shotgun sequence DNA window includes the following coding sequences:
- the LOC107996360 gene encoding chymotrypsin inhibitor: MIRIITIFLLLTVISYCSAYPDGNVQNEKVKCGPNEEFTNCGSECVDTCEKPASPVCNLKCVIGCQCKPGFVRNRESKCVLTRDC, from the exons atgattcgaataataactatttttcttttattaacagTAATTAGTTACTGTA GTGCATATCCTGATGGAAACGTGCAAAATGAAAAAGTGAAGTGTGGTCCCAATGAAGAATTCACAAATTGTGGTTCAGAATGTGTGGATACTTGTGAGAAACCGGCATCACCTGTTTGTAATCTG AAATGTGTTATTGGGTGCCAATGTAAACCAGGTTTCGTAAGAAACAGAGAAAGCAAGTGTGTTTTGACACGTGATTGTTGA
- the LOC107996361 gene encoding chymotrypsin inhibitor, which produces MSRIIFILLVAMAIFSSSFGEECGPNEVFNTCGSACAPTCAEPKTRICTMQCRIGCQCQEGFLRNGEGACVLPQNC; this is translated from the exons ATGTCTCGAATCATCTTCATTTTGCTCGTCGCTATGGCGATTTTCTCCA GTTCATTTGGCGAGGAGTGTGGTCCAAATGAAGTGTTCAATACATGCGGATCGGCGTGCGCACCCACATGTGCCGAGCCAAAAACGCGTATTTGTACCATG cAATGTCGTATCGGTTGTCAGTGTCAGGAAGGATTCTTGAGAAATGGTGAAGGGGCATGTGTCCTTCcacaaaattgttaa
- the LOC107996362 gene encoding cysteine-rich venom protein 6 translates to MSRAVLFVLLVVAYICISNVNACGQNEQFKACGGCDQRCGGERIECPEVCQPSCACIKGFVRNAANKCVSPKHC, encoded by the exons ATGTCCCGTGCCGTACTCTTTGTTCTCCTTGTCGTTGCTTATATCTGTA TAAGCAACGTGAACGCTTGTGGACAAAACGAACAATTTAAAGCATGCGGAGGTTGCGATCAAAGGTGTGGAGGTGAAAGAATCGAATGTCCCGAG GTATGTCAACCTAGCTGCGCTTGTATCAAAGGATTCGTAAGGAATGCCGCAAACAAATGCGTCTCACCTAAGCATTGTTAA